CGCTGCCCAATTGGCCGATGAAATAGGCATCGACGATCCCGATCGACATGATCGCAGCCACGCCGATGACAGCGGGCAAGGTCTGACTGACCAGATGTCCGGGAATGCTGCCGCTGACCAGTTTCGCAGAAGATAGGGCGGGCGCATTCATCGTCGCCAAGGCCTAGCGGCAGCCCTCGCGGCTTGCAAAGCATTCCCTCAGCGTGCGATAGCTTGTGCCAAGGATAGACGGAGAGGAACGGCCGATGGCAACCCAGCTCAAACCCACGATTGAATGCAGCAAGGAAGAGTGGCAGGCGCGGCTTGACCTCGCGGCGTGCTATCGCATCTTCGACCACCTCGGCTGGTCGGAATCGATCTACAACCACATCTCGCTGAAGGTGCCGGGAGAGGCTGACACCTTCCTCATCAACCCGTTCGGGCTGCTGTACAGCGAAGTGACCGCGTCGAACCTCGTCAAGATCGATGTCGAGGGCAATAATGTCGGCGGTTCGCCCTATATGGTGAACAAGGCGGGCTTCACCCAGCACGGCTATTTCCACAAGCATCTGGGCGCGCGGGCGGACGCGATCTGCCATGTCCACACGACGGCGACGATGGCCGTGGCGAGCCATAAGGACGGGCTGCTGCCGACCAATTTCTACGCCTGCAATTTCCAGGGCCAGATCGGCTACCACGATTTCGAAGGCATCACCGTGCGCGCCGAAGAAGGCGAGCGGCTGGTGCAGAACCTCGGCAATCACTCCATCCTGATGCTGCGCAACCACGGCCCGGTGGTGATGGACCGCACGATCCAGGGGATGTTCGTGAAGATGTGGGCGCTCCAGCGCGCCTGCGAGATTCAGGTTGCGACGCTCAGCATGGGCAACCCCGTGCTCGTCCCGCAAGAGGTGGTCGATGTCCACCAGCGTGACCTCTCCGTGATGAGCGGGCAGGGCGGCGCGGGTATGTTCGATTTCGAGGCGTGGAAGCGCCGGGTCGACAAGATCGACGATAGCTGGCGGCATTAAGCCCGCTTTAGGCCCACCCCATGTCCCGCATGACCGTCAACGAACGGCCGGTCGAGTTCGACCTCGATCCCCGTATGCCGCTGCTCTACGCGCTGCGTGAGGCGATGAACCTCACCGGCACCAAGGCGTGTGGGGGCGGGGCGGAATGTTCGGGCGCGTGCATGGTGTTGGTCGATGGGGTGGCGCTGCGGTCTTGCGCGATCACGCTGGCCGAGGCTGAGGGGCGTTTGATCACGACGATCGAGGGGGTGTCGCGCGATCGTTCGCACCCCGTGCAGCAGGCGATGGTGGCGCAGCAGGCGATCCAGTGCGGGTATTGCACCCCCGGCATCGTCATCGCGGTTGCCGCGCTGCTCCAGCGCAACCCCGTGCCGACCCGCGAGGATATCGACGCGGCGGTCCCCAATATCTGTCGCTGCGGGGTGTATCCGCGGCTGATCAAGGCGGTCGAGCAGGCGGGCCGCGTGGGGCAGCGGCAGGAGCGGATCAGCGCCGCGCCTGCCCCCGGCATCAGTCCCGAAGACGCCGCCAAGGCCGTCCCGGCACTGCGAGTGCCCACGCCGGAATAACCGCTCAGAACCGTGCCGACACCGTCAGCCGTGCGTTGATCGGCGGGGCCACGGTCAGCTCGTCAGCCGAATGGGCAGTGGGGAAATAGAGCTCGTCCAGCAGGTTCTCGACGTTGAGCTGCACCCGCAGGTTCGGGTTCACATCATAGAACACCGCCATATCGACCCGCGCATAGGCGGGCAGGGTGGCGGTGTTGCCATTGTCCGCAAAAGTCTCGTCCTGCGCGGTCAGGCCCAGCCCGAAGCCGAGTTGATCGGTCGCCTGCACATTGTTCCAGATTGAGAACATATGCTCAGGCAATTCGCGCACCCGGCGCCCGGTCGGGCCCGTGCGGCTTTGCTGTTCGCCATCGAGATAGGAATAGCCTGCCGTCAGGAACCAGCCAGGGGTCACCTGCCCTTGGAACTGCGCTTCGAACCCGCGAATACGGGAATCGATCACGTCGAGCGTGTCAGGATTGCTGTCCGCCACCTGCGGCGAAGATTGTTCGATCTGGAACACCGCCGCCGTCAGCGACAGGCCCGCGCGGATATCCCACTTCACGCCCGCTTCAAGGTTGGAGAAGGTATCGGGATCGAGCGCATCGTTGGGCGGATTGATATCGGCAAACTGATCGCCCGAGCGCGGCAGGAAGGTTTCCGAATAGCTGCCGTAGAGCGAGAGGTTATCCTGCGGCTTGAGGATCACCCCGACCCGCGGGGTGACTTCCTCGTCCTTGCGGGTGCGCACCGCGCCGGTGCGGTTGTCGAGCACGGTGATCTCAAAGCTGTCGAACCGCGCGCCGAGCACGACCCGCAGCCAATCGGCAATCTTCACCTCGTCCTGAATATAGGCCGAGAAGACGGTCAGATCGGCCTCGGTATCATCATTGAGCGAAGTGAAGCCCACCCGCGTCGTGCGCCCGCTCGCCAGCGTGCCGACCCCGCCGCGCAGAGGGAAGGGCCGGACCGCCGAAAAGAACTCGACATCGGCACGGCGGCCATCGGCGACCGCCGTGTCGAACACCGCGTTGAAGCGGTCGTTGTTGTTGCTGGTATCAATATACTCGCCGCCCACGATCAGCGTGTGCCCGATCCCGCCCGTGGCAAACTCGCCGATCAGATTGCCCGACAGGACAAGGTTCTGGCGCTGGTTGGTGTCGATATAGCCGTCCATCGCGACGATGTTGGTCGCGGGCGTGTAGCCAATGGGGAAGAAGTTGGCGTAAACCTTGGAATAGTCACCCCACGAGGCGGTGAAGTTGCCCTTGAGATTGTCCGAGAAGCTGTGCTGCACCGCGCCGCGCAGGACGTGCGCTTTGAAGGTCGCGTAGTTGTTGTCGGGATCGCCGAAGGTGATGCGCTTCAGCGCGCGGACCGGATCGCCATTGTCGTCCGACGGGATGCCGCGATCGATGAAGCGTTCGTGATCAAGATATTCGTAGCTGAGATCGATCGTCGTCGCGCTGCCGAGTTCGGCGCGGAAGGTCGGATTGATGCTGATCTGCTCGCCATCATAAAGATCGCGGTGATTGTCGAGATGCTCGTAGGCGGCGTTGATCCGCAGCGCCGAGGTGTCGCTGGTCGCCAAGTTAAGGTCGGCCCAGATGTCATAGGCGCCGAAGGTATCGACCGAGGCCCGCACGCCGCCGAAGGTCTCCCCCACGACGCCCTTCTTGGTCACGCGGTTGAGAATGCCGCCTGTCCCGCCGCGACCGAACAGCAGCGCGTTGGGGCCGCGCAGGATTTCGACCTGCTCGAGATTGTAGAGCCCGCGGTAGTATTCGACATCATCGCGCACCCCGTCAACGAAGAAGTCGGCGGTGGAGCGGACGCCGCGGAACACCACGGAATCGCGGTGGCCTTCGCCCTGCGAATTGGTGACTCCGGGGGTGTAGTTGACGATGTCGCTGAT
This sequence is a window from uncultured Erythrobacter sp.. Protein-coding genes within it:
- a CDS encoding class II aldolase/adducin family protein, with product MATQLKPTIECSKEEWQARLDLAACYRIFDHLGWSESIYNHISLKVPGEADTFLINPFGLLYSEVTASNLVKIDVEGNNVGGSPYMVNKAGFTQHGYFHKHLGARADAICHVHTTATMAVASHKDGLLPTNFYACNFQGQIGYHDFEGITVRAEEGERLVQNLGNHSILMLRNHGPVVMDRTIQGMFVKMWALQRACEIQVATLSMGNPVLVPQEVVDVHQRDLSVMSGQGGAGMFDFEAWKRRVDKIDDSWRH
- a CDS encoding (2Fe-2S)-binding protein — encoded protein: MSRMTVNERPVEFDLDPRMPLLYALREAMNLTGTKACGGGAECSGACMVLVDGVALRSCAITLAEAEGRLITTIEGVSRDRSHPVQQAMVAQQAIQCGYCTPGIVIAVAALLQRNPVPTREDIDAAVPNICRCGVYPRLIKAVEQAGRVGQRQERISAAPAPGISPEDAAKAVPALRVPTPE
- a CDS encoding TonB-dependent receptor, whose protein sequence is MILRAARCALFLGCASIAFPALADTAPDASEAAAADSAEADDTGERGPNIIVTGNVLYADQINALRTPTPIIDVPQSLSITTADQIVRQGFDSISDIVNYTPGVTNSQGEGHRDSVVFRGVRSTADFFVDGVRDDVEYYRGLYNLEQVEILRGPNALLFGRGGTGGILNRVTKKGVVGETFGGVRASVDTFGAYDIWADLNLATSDTSALRINAAYEHLDNHRDLYDGEQISINPTFRAELGSATTIDLSYEYLDHERFIDRGIPSDDNGDPVRALKRITFGDPDNNYATFKAHVLRGAVQHSFSDNLKGNFTASWGDYSKVYANFFPIGYTPATNIVAMDGYIDTNQRQNLVLSGNLIGEFATGGIGHTLIVGGEYIDTSNNNDRFNAVFDTAVADGRRADVEFFSAVRPFPLRGGVGTLASGRTTRVGFTSLNDDTEADLTVFSAYIQDEVKIADWLRVVLGARFDSFEITVLDNRTGAVRTRKDEEVTPRVGVILKPQDNLSLYGSYSETFLPRSGDQFADINPPNDALDPDTFSNLEAGVKWDIRAGLSLTAAVFQIEQSSPQVADSNPDTLDVIDSRIRGFEAQFQGQVTPGWFLTAGYSYLDGEQQSRTGPTGRRVRELPEHMFSIWNNVQATDQLGFGLGLTAQDETFADNGNTATLPAYARVDMAVFYDVNPNLRVQLNVENLLDELYFPTAHSADELTVAPPINARLTVSARF